The Humulus lupulus chromosome 3, drHumLupu1.1, whole genome shotgun sequence genome window below encodes:
- the LOC133820991 gene encoding ubiquitin carboxyl-terminal hydrolase 9-like translates to MPTYRLSKNVVGRSRVEIIHRPHEKCPSDNVKGCQGKLIGTPFVTYLKEPICGANVEAGVTRLLSPLKRTRPSVKLQNGKENGFEKEVIEEPSNSYNSKNLSMDDAEVEEKSSEALFLC, encoded by the exons ATGCccacttatagactttctaaaaACGTTGTGGGAAGATCCAGAGTTGAAATAATTCATCGACCACATGAAAA GTGCCCGTCAGACAATGTTAAGGGTTGTCAGGGAAAGCTTATCGGTACCCCTTTTGTTACTTATTTAAAAGAGCCAATATGTGGAGCCAATGTTGAAGCCGGTGTTACTAGATTGTTGTCACCTTTGAAGAGAACGCGTCCTTCAGTTAAGCTCCAGAATGGTAAGGAAAATGGATTTGAAAAAGAGGTTATTGAAGAACCATCAAACAGCTACAATTCTAAGAACCTGTCAATGGATGATGCAGAAGTAGAGGAAAAATCCAGCGAAGCGTTATttctgtgttga
- the LOC133822294 gene encoding protein farnesyltransferase subunit beta-like translates to MPHFATAYAAVNSLITMGGHEALSSINRSTLYMFLQRMKQPSGGFRMHDGGEIDVWACYTAISVASILNILDDELVQNVGNYILSCQTCEGGIGGEPNSEAHGGYTFCGLATMILINEVHRLDLSRLIDWLVFRQGRECGFQGRTNKLVDGCYSFWQGGSFALLRRVGSFIDEQLVRPDDVGRCSTSTVSDIPEQGGLNASFHVNYNDIGHNFITTCPVMEHLFNSHALQQYILLCTQVQEGGLRDFLWATRRLRRWLPLL, encoded by the exons ATGCCACATTTTGCAACAGCTTATGCAGCTGTCAATTCACTTATTACTATGGGTGGTCATGAAGCTTTGTCTTCAATCAATAG AAGTACATTATACATGTTTCTGCAGCGGATGAAACAGCCAAGTGGGGGTTTCAG GATGCATGATGGTGGAGAAATTGATGTTTGGGCCTGCTATACTGCCATTTCA GTTGCAAGTATTTTGAACATTTTGGATGATGAACTAGTTCAGAATGTTGGAAATTACATATTAAG CTGTCAGACTTGCGAAGGTGGCATTGGTGGAGAACCTAACTCTGAAGCTCATGGTGG GTACACCTTTTGTGGGTTGGCTACAATGATTTTGATCAATGAGGTCCATCGTTTGGACTTGTCTCGTTTAATT GATTGGCTGGTATTTCGTCAAGGAAGGGAGTGTGGATTTCAAGGGAGAACCAATAAATTGGTTGATGGATGCTATTCCTTTTGGCAG GGAGGTTCTTTTGCATTATTACGAAGAGTCGGCTCATTTATTGATGAACAACTGGTGAGGCCAGATGATGTTGGACGTTGCAGCACTTCCACAGTATCTGATATACCTGAACAGGGAG GTCTAAATGCTTCTTTCCATGTGAATTACAATGATATTGGTCATAACTTTATCACAACATGTCCAGTAATGGAGCACCTTTTCAACAGCCATGCATTGCAGCAATACATACTTCTATGCACACAG GTGCAAGAGGGGGGACTCAGAGACTTTCTTTGGGCTACAAGGAG gcTGAGAAGGTGGTTGCCTCTTCTTTAG